Proteins from a single region of Pirellulales bacterium:
- a CDS encoding ABC transporter ATP-binding protein, whose translation MDPRENGADSRPLLHLDRVGRTYFMGEVAVEVLRDVSIEIGRAEILAIVGPSGSGKSTLLNLIGGLDKPTTGSVWFRDRDLAQLGSRELTLYRRDTVGFVFQFYNLVPSLTARENVLAATEISRNPLDVDETLDMVGLADRAEHFPSQMSGGEQQRVAIARALASNPQLLLCDEPTGALDFETGKRVLRLLVEVRERLGKTVLIITHNSAIAQVADRIIRLRSGEVVETTVNRQPVAPEEVVW comes from the coding sequence ATGGACCCCCGCGAAAACGGCGCTGATTCCCGACCGCTGCTGCACCTCGATCGCGTCGGCCGCACCTATTTCATGGGTGAAGTCGCCGTCGAGGTGCTGCGCGACGTGTCCATTGAAATCGGCAGGGCTGAGATTTTGGCCATCGTCGGACCCAGCGGGTCGGGCAAGAGCACGCTCTTGAACCTGATCGGCGGACTCGACAAGCCGACGACCGGCTCCGTCTGGTTCCGCGACCGTGACCTGGCACAACTTGGTTCGCGCGAGTTGACGCTTTATCGCCGCGACACGGTCGGCTTCGTGTTTCAGTTCTACAACCTCGTGCCCAGCCTCACCGCCCGCGAGAACGTGCTGGCCGCGACCGAAATCAGCCGCAACCCGCTCGACGTCGACGAAACGCTCGACATGGTGGGGCTGGCCGACCGGGCCGAACACTTCCCTTCGCAAATGTCAGGCGGCGAGCAACAGCGGGTGGCCATTGCCCGAGCGCTGGCCAGCAATCCTCAACTGCTGCTCTGCGACGAGCCGACCGGCGCGCTCGATTTCGAAACCGGCAAGCGCGTGCTGCGGTTGTTGGTCGAGGTCCGCGAGCGGCTCGGCAAGACGGTGCTGATCATCACGCACAACTCGGCCATCGCGCAAGTCGCCGACCGCATTATCCGCCTCCGTAGCGGCGAGGTGGTGGAAACGACGGTCAATCGCCAGCCGGTCGCCCCGGAGGAAGTGGTGTGGTGA
- a CDS encoding sulfatase-like hydrolase/transferase: protein MTSAALSAEQKRPPNIVVILADDLGYGELGCQGNREIPTPHIDSIAAEGVRFTAGYVTGPNCSPSRAGLLTGRYGTRFGHEFNPIGAKNEDPAFGLPLGETTLADVLRDAGYVTGAVGKWHLGGTAMYDPHRRGFESFFGFLHEGHYYVPQPWPGVTTMLRRRTLPGGGQGRRAFGDVVYSTHMGYYEPEYDANNPLLRDGQPEAEAAYLTDAFTREALGFIDRQRDKPFFLYLAYNAVHSPMQGANAYLKKFASIDDIHRRIFAAVLSNLDDGVGAILDKLRSAGLENDTLVFFLSDNGGPTRELTSSNKPLRGEKGSVYEGGLRVPFMVRWPGRLPAGARYDLPVSSTDIFATAAAVAGAAPKNGRKLDGVNLMPYLSGESSGRPHETLYWRQGLNTAVRVGDWKLLRHGRGSTNGPWELYDLAPDLGEEQDLAAAEPQRREALLRVWEKLDGEMVEPAFR, encoded by the coding sequence TTGACTTCAGCCGCGCTTTCCGCCGAACAGAAAAGGCCGCCGAACATCGTGGTCATCCTGGCCGACGATCTCGGCTACGGCGAGCTGGGCTGCCAGGGCAATCGCGAGATTCCCACGCCGCACATCGATTCGATCGCGGCCGAGGGCGTGCGCTTCACGGCCGGCTATGTGACCGGGCCGAACTGCAGCCCTTCACGGGCCGGCCTGCTCACGGGGCGGTACGGCACTCGCTTCGGACATGAGTTCAATCCGATCGGTGCGAAGAACGAAGACCCGGCGTTCGGCCTGCCGCTGGGCGAGACGACGCTGGCCGACGTGCTGCGCGACGCCGGTTATGTGACCGGCGCCGTCGGCAAGTGGCACCTCGGCGGCACAGCCATGTACGATCCCCACCGCCGCGGCTTCGAATCGTTCTTCGGCTTTTTGCACGAAGGCCACTATTATGTGCCGCAGCCCTGGCCGGGCGTGACCACGATGCTCCGCCGCCGCACGCTGCCCGGCGGCGGCCAGGGACGCCGGGCATTCGGCGATGTGGTCTATTCGACGCACATGGGCTACTACGAACCGGAATACGACGCCAACAACCCCCTGCTGCGCGACGGCCAGCCCGAGGCCGAAGCGGCCTATCTGACCGACGCCTTCACGCGCGAAGCGCTAGGTTTCATCGACCGCCAACGCGACAAGCCGTTCTTTCTCTACCTGGCTTACAACGCCGTCCACAGTCCGATGCAAGGCGCCAACGCCTATCTGAAGAAGTTCGCCTCGATCGACGACATCCATCGCCGCATCTTCGCCGCCGTGCTGAGTAACCTCGACGACGGCGTGGGGGCGATTCTGGACAAGCTCCGTTCCGCGGGCCTGGAGAACGACACGCTGGTTTTCTTTCTCAGCGACAACGGCGGGCCGACGCGCGAGCTGACCAGCAGCAACAAGCCGCTGCGCGGCGAGAAGGGGAGCGTCTACGAAGGCGGCCTCCGTGTCCCCTTCATGGTGCGTTGGCCCGGTCGGCTGCCCGCCGGCGCGCGGTATGACCTGCCCGTCTCGTCGACCGACATTTTCGCCACCGCCGCGGCGGTCGCCGGCGCGGCGCCGAAAAACGGGCGAAAGCTCGACGGCGTGAATCTCATGCCGTACCTGTCGGGCGAATCGTCCGGGCGGCCGCACGAAACGCTCTATTGGCGCCAGGGGCTCAACACGGCGGTGCGCGTGGGCGACTGGAAGCTGTTGCGTCACGGCCGCGGCTCGACGAACGGCCCGTGGGAGCTTTACGATCTTGCCCCTGACCTCGGCGAGGAGCAAGATCTGGCCGCCGCCGAACCCCAGCGGCGGGAAGCGCTGTTGCGCGTTTGGGAAAAGCTCGACGGCGAGATGGTCGAGCCTGCCTTCCGCTGA
- a CDS encoding carbon storage regulator produces MLVLSRKAGEQLVIDGNIIITVNRVAGHRVSIGIEAPHDVQIARGELRGPDLSRSRLETLPAGV; encoded by the coding sequence ATGTTAGTGCTAAGTCGGAAAGCGGGCGAGCAACTGGTGATTGACGGCAACATCATCATCACCGTCAACCGCGTGGCCGGGCACCGCGTGAGCATCGGCATCGAGGCGCCTCACGACGTACAGATTGCCCGCGGCGAGCTGCGCGGGCCCGATTTGTCGCGGTCGCGGCTGGAAACCTTGCCGGCCGGAGTCTGA